A genome region from Purpureocillium takamizusanense chromosome 8, complete sequence includes the following:
- a CDS encoding uncharacterized protein (CAZy:AA3~EggNog:ENOG503NWDN~COG:E): protein MVAAEQPHTTPLSAGEFSKRPFDFVVVGGGTAGLAVASRLAAAEPSLSVAVLEAGGVSHGEDDIDIPAFYGRALGGRHDWRFETEPQVGLGGRTLPWPRGKVLGGTSALNFMTWNRASRDDYDAWEALGNAGWGWNGLLPFFKKSETFHAPSKKLEQEYDVTHDISSFGTSGPIQVSYSTDYSPSHRTWHQTLNALGVKTNPAHVAGSNVGVWTNVNAVDPRTASRCYSTSYCSSPAPNLHILTEATAQEVVLDNSSGAYVATGVRFTHRGEEHVVSATREVILSAGSVKSPQLLELSGIGNPAVLDKAGIPLKVDSPQVGENLQDHLMLAMIFEVDPALENPDQLKTDTSLAEKAMDKYLRDRNGPLTVLPCSIAYVPLKKLASAEYLASLSTKAAKLSTGDADKRAILHNRLDGTANLGQIEFIFDLGNWSTFFKGEDGKQYGTMLQILQYPFSVGSIHIRPGRSGAPTAEDKPSIDPAYYAGENGSLDVKVMKECVRFAKSITTTAPLAGIIRQPVSPDASTLESETKLQEWIVRNTVTDWHPVGTCGMGGRKGIKGGVVDERLRVYGVRGLRVVDASIMPLQISAHLQATVYAIAEKGAHMILEDLKA, encoded by the exons ATGGTTGCTGCTGAGCAGCCACACACGACGCCGCTCTCGGCAGGCGAGTTCTCGAAGCGGCCGTTcgacttcgtcgtcgttggcggtgGCACGGCCGGCCTAGCCGTCGCCAGCCgcttggctgctgcggaACCCTCACTCAGcgttgccgtcctcgaggccggcggcgtctcgcatggcgaggacgacatcgACATCCCGGCCTTTTATGGCCGCGCTCTCGGTGGTCGCCATGACTGGCGCTTCGAAACGGAGCCGCAAGTCGGTCTCGGCGGGAGGACGCTGCCGTGGCCCCGGGGCAAAGTTCTCGGCGGTACCAGCGCACTCAATTTCATGACGTGGAACCGCGCGAGCAGAGACGACTACGATGCATGGGAGGCTTTGGGCAACGCCGGATGGGGATGGAATGGCCTGCT GCCGTTCTTCAAAAAATCAGAGACTTTTCATGCTCCGAGCAAAAAACTCGAGCAAGAGTACGACGTCACCCACGATATCAGCTCTTTCGGCACCTCGGGTCCTATTCAAGTTTCATACTCCACCGACTATTCACCATCTCACCGCACGTGGCACCAAACTCTCAATGCGCTCGGCGTGAAGACCAATCCCGCCCACGTTGCCGGCTCCAATGTCGGTGTCTGGACCAATGTCAATGCCGTCGATCCGCGGACGGCGAGCCGCTGCTACTCGACGAGCTACTGCTCATCGCCCGCCCCCAATCTGCACATCCTGACCGAGGCCACGGCACAGGAAGTCGTCCTCGATAACAGTTCAGGCGCATACGTCGCCACAGGTGTGCGCTTCACGCATCGTGGCGAGGAACATGTCGTCTCAGCCACGCGCGAGGTGATTCTGTCCGCGGGCAGCGTCAAATCGCCTCAACTTCTCGAGCTGTCCGGCATCGGCAACCCTGCCGTGCTCGACAAGGCAGGCATCCCGCTCAAAGTCGATAGTCCACAGGTGGGGGAAAACCTTCAGGACCATCTCA TGCTCGCCATGATCTTCGAGGTCGATCCTGCGTTGGAGAATCCCGACCAGCTCAAGACTGACACATCCCTCGCGGAAAAGGCCATGGACAAGTACCTGAGGGACCGCAATGGACCCCTCACCGTGCTGCCCTGCTCCATCGCGTATGTGCCGCTCAAGAAGCTTGCGTCGGCAGAGTATTTGGCTTCGCTATCcaccaaggcggccaagctgAGCACGGGCGATGCGGACAAGCGGGCCATCCTGCACAATCGCCTCGATGGCACGGCCAATCTCGGGCAGATTGAGTTCATCTTTGATCTCGGTAACTGGAGCACGTTCTTCAAGGGCGAAGATGGTAAGCAGTATGGCACGATGCTGCAGATTCTCCAGTACCCCTTCTCGGTCGGGTCTATCCACATTCGCCCTGGCAGGTCCGGAGCGCCAACGGCGGAGGACAAACCGAGCATTGACCCGGCGTACTATGCCGGGGAGAATGGCAGCCTTGACGTCAAGGTCATGAAGGAGTGCGTCCGGTTCGCCAAGAGCATTACCACAACTGCACCGCTGGCTGGGATCATCCGCCAGCCCGTCTCTCCCGATGCGTCAACATTAGAGAGCGAAACCAAGCTGCAGGAGTGGATCGTGCGCAACACAGTCACTGATTGGCATCCCGTGGGAACGTgcggcatgggcgggcgAAAGGGGATCaaaggcggcgtcgtggatGAACGACTGCGCGTCTACGGCGTCCGAGGGCTCCGCGTGGTAGACGCCAGCATCATGCCGCTCCAGATCAGTGCCCACTTGCAGGCTACAGTCTACGCCATCGCCGAGAAAGGAGCACATATGATTCTCGAGGATCTCAAGGCGTGA
- the TPN1 gene encoding Vitamin B6 transporter (COG:P~EggNog:ENOG503NVJX~TransMembrane:12 (i168-190o202-224i245-265o277-301i308-327o347-369i378-400o431-450i471-489o495-516i542-567o579-598i)): MAVPQSTSASASPPPTSHGDDTSGNMNNYSNYTTTNNNDNNHHHHHHHDNTTSLETYDPEKAATLSTSYPSSVPSRHEEATAPSSGTTTTATAIGGGGGAAAGKGSRNGDANKYNDNEVPPPPALAAAVPSRLRALNARIEGLAGFEARGITRVLPEERRPPSLSDDLQVAIMWFSANISLNNLAAGMLGPLLLELGFLDCALLAVFGAFVGSLTTAYMAIWGPQSGNRTMVVLRFFMGYWPSKIPCLLNIVLMVGYATIDGIIGGQVLSAVSGGQMTIIVGIVVVSVVCWVVAVFGMALFHKYERYSWLPQVLALFVLIGVAGPYFDASSQSKATGELLAAQRLSFFNICLYVPNSWAAAASDFYVYYPERTSRRKIFFLTLVGIWTAFCLVYLIAIGLGTGVANLPAWSDANAVSSGALIVAGYEPLKGFGRVCSVIVALGVIANSIPSTYSAALGCQTLGRYGKAVPRWVWSTLLILVEFVLAVAGREHLFLIFQNFLALMGYWVMIMIVIVFEEHMLFRRGKSAFDWSRWEDRDYLPLGWAAFAAFLIGWAGAILGMSQAWYVGPLAQLASTGDVGLWVAVGFTLVTFAPLRLLERRWIGR, encoded by the exons ATGGCCGTTCCAcagtcgacgtcggcgtcggcatccccgccgccgacctcacATGGAGACGATACGAGCGGTAACATGAACAACTACAGCAATTACACCACCACTAACAACAATgacaacaaccaccaccaccaccaccaccacgacaacaccaccagcctcGAGACATATGATCCGGAAAAGGCCGCCACGCTGAGCACATCGTACCCGTCCTCCGTCCCATCCCGCCATGAAGAAGCCACCGCCCCCAGCTCCGGGAcgactactactgctactgctatcggaggaggaggaggagcagcagcaggaaaGGGGTCAAGGAACGGAGACGCCAACAAATACAACGACAATGAGGtaccgcctccgcccgcgctggccgccgcggtccCATCGCGGCTGCGCGCCCTCAACGCGCGcatcgagggcctcgcgggcTTCGAGGCCCGCGGCATCACGCGCGTGCTgcccgaggagcgccgcccgccgagcctCAGCGACGACCTGCAGGTCGCCATCATGTGGTTCAGCGCAAACATCTCGCTCAacaacctcgccgccggcatgctgggcccgctgctcctcgagctcggcttcctcgactGTGCGCTTCTGGCCGTCTTTGGCGCCTTCGTCGGCAGCCTGACGACGGCGTACATGGCCATCTGGGGCCCGCAGAGCGGCAACCGGACAATG GTCGTTCTTCGCTTCTTCATGGGCTACTGGCCCTCCAAGATCCCATGCCTCCTCAACATCGTCCTCATGGTCGGCTACGCCACCATcgacggcatcatcggcggccaggtcctctcggccgtcagcggcggccagatGACCATCATCGTGGGCATTGTagtcgtctccgtcgtctgctgggtcgtcgccgtcttcggCATGGCCCTCTTCCACAAGTATGAGAG GTACTCGTGGCTACCCcaggtcctcgccctcttcgtcctcatcggcgtcgccggccccTACTTCGACGCCTCGTCCCAGTCCAAGGCCAcgggcgagctcctcgccgcgcagcgcctctCCTTCTTCAACATCTGCCTGTACGTGCCCAACTcgtgggcggccgccgcgtccgacTTCTACGTCTACTACCCGGAGCGCACGTCGCGGCGCAAAATCTTCTTCCTCACCCTCGTCGGCATCTGGACCGCCTTCTGCCTCGTCTacctcatcgccatcgggctcggcaccggcgtcgcCAACCTCCCCGCCTGGTccgacgccaacgccgtctcctcgggcgccctcatcgtcgccggctaCGAGCCCCTCAAGGGCTTCGGCCGCGTCTGctccgtcatcgtcgccctcggcgtcatcgcAAACTCCATCCCCAGCACCTACTCGGCCGCCCTCGGCTGCCAGACGCTCGGCCGCTACGGCAAGGCCGTCCCGCGATGGGTCTGGTCCACgctgctcatcctcgtcgagttcgtcctcgccgtcgccggccgcgagcaCCTCTTCCTCATCTTCCAGaacttcctcgccctcatgGGCTACTGGGTCATGATCATGATCGTCATTGTCTTCGAGGAGCACATGCTCTTCCGCAGGGGCAAGTCCGCCTTTGACTGGTCCCGCTGGGAGGACCGTGACTACCTGCCCCTCGGCTGggccgcctttgccgcgtTTCTCATCGGCTGGGCCGGCGCTATCCTGGGCATGAGTCAGGCCTGGTACGTCGGGCccctcgcgcagctggcTTCGACGGGCGACGTTGGCTTGtgggtcgccgtcggcttcACACTCGTCACATTTGCGCCGTTGCGCCTGCTTGAGAGGAGGTGGATCGGTCGTTGA